One part of the Janthinobacterium sp. 17J80-10 genome encodes these proteins:
- a CDS encoding SurA N-terminal domain-containing protein has product MFDFVRTHQRLMQFILLLFIFPSFAFFGLESYTRFQQGDNAVAKVAGQSITQAEFDEAQRRQTEQYRQMLGGQFDPKLFDTPQQRKTILDGLIAQRALAAEAARNNLLASDQALQQAILGMEGLTAADGKFDHDRYKSLLAMQGMTPVMFETSLRRDLAVQQVNAAVQSTAFVPKSVAARISDFSQQQREVQLLLFKAGDYVSQVKVSDQQLQDFYTKNVAQFAIPEQATIEYVVLNAATIEARIQVSDDDVKAYYEQNKQRYSVQEQRRASHILVGMKKDGADKEAARAKAEKLLAQLRQTPGDFAKLAKENSDDPGSGEKGGDLGFFGPGAMVKPFEEAANKLKQGEISGLVQTDFGFHIIQLTGIKPGSVKPLDEVKAEIAADIKKQQFAKKYAELAEVFTDTVYEQADSLKPVADKLKLKIETAANLTRQPNPAAAPNVPFNNQKFLAVLFSDDVVKNKRNTEAVEVAPNTLIAGRVVEHKPASKRPLEEVKAGIRERVIQEEAAKLARQTGEAKLAALKAKDDGAVFGAAQVVSRSKREGIEGVALEAVMKADVTKLPAYAGVEVPQQGYAVYRITKVTQPAAADAARRQAEEQQIAGIVAQQEAAAYVEALKQKAKVKLLKPVDQAKAPAEQ; this is encoded by the coding sequence ATGTTTGATTTCGTCCGCACCCACCAACGGCTGATGCAGTTCATCCTGCTGTTGTTCATTTTTCCTTCCTTTGCTTTTTTTGGCCTGGAAAGCTATACGCGTTTCCAGCAAGGTGACAATGCCGTTGCGAAAGTCGCCGGCCAGTCGATTACCCAGGCTGAATTCGATGAGGCGCAGCGCCGGCAGACGGAGCAGTACCGCCAGATGCTGGGCGGGCAATTCGATCCCAAGTTGTTCGATACGCCGCAGCAGCGCAAAACGATTCTCGACGGCCTGATCGCCCAGCGCGCGCTGGCCGCCGAGGCTGCGCGCAACAACCTGCTCGCCTCCGACCAGGCCTTGCAGCAAGCGATCCTTGGCATGGAAGGCCTGACCGCAGCTGACGGCAAGTTCGACCATGACCGCTACAAATCGCTGCTGGCAATGCAGGGGATGACGCCAGTGATGTTTGAAACCAGCTTGCGGCGCGACCTCGCCGTGCAGCAGGTAAATGCCGCCGTGCAGAGCACTGCCTTCGTGCCAAAGTCTGTTGCTGCCCGCATTTCCGATTTCAGTCAGCAGCAACGCGAAGTGCAGCTCTTGCTGTTCAAGGCTGGCGATTACGTTTCCCAGGTGAAGGTGAGCGACCAGCAGCTGCAAGACTTTTACACCAAGAACGTTGCCCAGTTCGCCATTCCGGAACAGGCCACGATCGAGTATGTCGTGTTGAATGCGGCTACGATCGAAGCGCGGATCCAGGTTTCCGACGATGATGTCAAGGCTTACTACGAGCAGAACAAGCAGCGTTATTCTGTGCAGGAGCAGCGCCGTGCCAGCCATATCCTGGTCGGCATGAAGAAGGATGGCGCGGACAAGGAGGCAGCGCGCGCCAAGGCAGAGAAGCTGCTTGCGCAACTGCGCCAGACGCCGGGGGATTTTGCCAAACTGGCCAAGGAAAATTCCGACGACCCGGGTTCGGGCGAAAAGGGCGGCGACCTGGGCTTTTTTGGCCCCGGTGCAATGGTCAAGCCGTTCGAGGAAGCTGCCAACAAGCTGAAGCAAGGCGAGATCAGCGGCCTGGTGCAAACCGATTTCGGCTTCCACATCATTCAGCTGACTGGCATCAAGCCGGGGTCGGTGAAGCCGCTGGATGAAGTCAAGGCCGAGATCGCTGCCGATATCAAGAAGCAGCAGTTTGCCAAAAAATATGCCGAGCTAGCGGAAGTGTTCACCGATACCGTGTACGAGCAGGCCGACAGTCTCAAGCCGGTTGCCGACAAGCTCAAGCTGAAGATCGAAACTGCCGCGAATCTGACGCGCCAGCCCAACCCGGCAGCCGCGCCGAATGTGCCTTTCAACAACCAGAAATTCCTGGCCGTGCTGTTTTCCGACGACGTGGTCAAGAACAAGCGCAATACCGAGGCGGTGGAAGTTGCGCCGAATACCTTGATTGCCGGCCGCGTGGTCGAGCACAAGCCGGCCTCGAAGCGCCCGCTGGAAGAAGTCAAGGCCGGCATCCGCGAGCGCGTTATCCAGGAAGAAGCGGCCAAGCTGGCGCGCCAGACTGGCGAAGCCAAACTGGCTGCACTGAAAGCCAAGGACGATGGCGCCGTCTTTGGCGCGGCCCAGGTGGTTTCGCGCAGCAAGCGTGAAGGCATCGAGGGTGTCGCGCTGGAAGCCGTGATGAAGGCCGATGTCACCAAGCTGCCCGCCTACGCTGGCGTGGAAGTGCCGCAGCAGGGCTATGCCGTGTACCGCATCACCAAGGTGACGCAACCTGCTGCTGCCGATGCGGCACGCCGCCAGGCGGAAGAGCAGCAAATTGCCGGCATCGTGGCGCAGCAGGAAGCTGCCGCCTATGTCGAGGCACTGAAACAGAAAGCCAAGGTGAAGCTGCTGAAGCCGGTGGATCAAGCCAAGGCGCCTGCCGAACAGTAA
- the mnmH gene encoding tRNA 2-selenouridine(34) synthase MnmH, translated as MKYPALLTFDAVLPLLEEFDTIIDARSEAEYAEDHIPGAINCPVLDNDERIRVGTLYKQVGAFEAKKVGAALVARNIATHINALFADKPREWKPLVYCWRGGNRSGSMAHILAKIGWPVMQLDGGYKEYRRHVNAALAELPSHFSYRVIGGPTGSGKSELLRTLAQQGAQVLDLEQLASHRGSVLGNIPAEPQPSQKAFESSIWQALRRFDPALPVFVESESKKVGNLRVPDALMEKMRSSPCIALSLSVADRVALLMREYAHFVADPSMLNRQLDCLLPLHGREKVGRWQAMAQSGTMPLLVGELLAQHYDPAYLRSIGKNFALFPNARKLALSDISVRSFQVAAQQLLASAALD; from the coding sequence ATGAAATACCCCGCCCTGCTGACGTTTGACGCAGTGCTGCCGCTGCTGGAAGAATTCGACACCATCATCGATGCCCGCAGCGAAGCCGAGTATGCCGAAGACCACATTCCCGGCGCCATCAATTGCCCGGTCCTGGACAATGACGAGCGCATTCGCGTCGGCACCCTGTACAAGCAAGTCGGCGCCTTCGAAGCCAAGAAAGTCGGCGCCGCGCTGGTGGCGCGCAATATCGCCACGCATATCAATGCGCTGTTTGCCGACAAGCCTCGTGAATGGAAACCCCTGGTGTACTGCTGGCGGGGCGGCAACCGCAGCGGCTCGATGGCGCACATCCTGGCCAAGATCGGCTGGCCTGTGATGCAACTCGATGGCGGCTACAAGGAATACCGGCGGCACGTCAATGCCGCGCTGGCGGAACTGCCGTCGCACTTTTCCTACCGCGTGATCGGCGGCCCGACCGGCAGCGGCAAGAGCGAACTGCTGCGTACGCTGGCGCAGCAAGGCGCGCAGGTGCTCGACCTCGAACAGCTCGCTTCGCATCGCGGTTCCGTGCTGGGCAATATTCCTGCAGAGCCGCAGCCCAGCCAGAAAGCATTCGAAAGCAGCATCTGGCAAGCCTTGCGGCGCTTCGACCCGGCACTGCCTGTCTTTGTCGAGTCCGAGAGCAAGAAAGTCGGTAACCTGCGCGTACCCGATGCATTGATGGAAAAAATGCGCAGCTCGCCCTGCATCGCCCTGAGCTTGTCAGTCGCCGACCGCGTGGCACTGCTGATGCGCGAATACGCCCACTTCGTCGCTGACCCTTCCATGTTGAACCGCCAGCTCGATTGCCTGCTGCCCTTGCATGGCAGGGAAAAGGTGGGTCGCTGGCAGGCAATGGCGCAAAGCGGCACAATGCCGCTGCTGGTGGGAGAGTTGCTCGCCCAGCACTACGATCCAGCCTATCTGCGCTCGATTGGCAAAAACTTTGCCCTCTTTCCAAATGCCCGGAAGCTGGCGCTCAGCGACATCTCAGTCCGGAGTTTCCAGGTCGCCGCGCAACAATTGCTTGCCAGCGCCGCACTCGATTGA
- a CDS encoding arylesterase: MRRGLLALMLLALALFASSAYSASKTVVVLGDSLSAEYGLARGSGWVSLLQNRLHAEKRNATVVNASISGDTTSGGASRLPALLKKHRPDILIIELGGNDGLRGLSLAATESNLRTMIKAGQDAGAKVLLLGMRLPPNYGATYTENFYALYGKLARESRTALVPFLLAGVADRAELFQPDRIHPAAAAHPVMLDNVWPVLKPLL; encoded by the coding sequence ATGCGGCGTGGGCTGCTTGCCCTGATGTTATTGGCGTTGGCGCTATTTGCGTCGAGCGCCTATTCTGCATCAAAAACCGTCGTCGTGCTCGGCGACAGCCTGTCTGCCGAGTACGGCCTCGCGCGCGGCAGCGGGTGGGTCAGCCTGCTGCAAAACCGCCTGCACGCCGAGAAACGCAATGCCACCGTCGTCAACGCCAGCATCAGCGGCGACACCACCAGCGGCGGCGCCAGCCGCTTGCCGGCCCTGCTAAAAAAACACCGGCCGGATATCCTCATCATCGAACTGGGCGGCAACGACGGCTTGCGCGGCCTGTCTCTGGCTGCCACGGAATCCAATCTGCGCACCATGATCAAGGCAGGCCAGGATGCCGGCGCCAAAGTACTGTTGCTCGGCATGCGCCTGCCGCCAAACTATGGCGCGACCTATACCGAAAATTTTTACGCACTGTACGGCAAGCTGGCGCGGGAAAGCCGGACGGCACTGGTGCCGTTCTTGCTGGCTGGGGTAGCCGATCGCGCGGAGCTGTTCCAGCCCGACCGCATCCATCCGGCGGCTGCGGCGCATCCCGTCATGCTGGACAATGTCTGGCCAGTCCTGAAACCTCTCCTGTAA
- a CDS encoding ABC transporter ATP-binding protein produces the protein MTEPSNLQYAIEVSHLCKRVADATGELTILDDIHFTVQAGATLAIVGASGSGKSTLLGLLAGLDTPTSGSVKIDGTDIFALDEDGRAHLRKDKLGFVFQSFQLVGHMNALENVMLPLELRGDRDARPRAEAMLERVGLASRLKHYPKYLSGGEQQRVALARAFVTEPPLLLADEPTGSLDAATGDAVIRLMFELNQERGSTLVLVTHDPSIAARCSRTITIAAGRLA, from the coding sequence ATGACTGAACCTTCCAATTTGCAGTATGCCATCGAGGTAAGCCACTTGTGCAAACGCGTGGCAGATGCGACAGGTGAACTGACGATACTTGATGATATCCATTTTACCGTGCAAGCCGGGGCCACGCTGGCCATCGTCGGCGCTTCCGGATCGGGCAAGTCCACCCTGCTGGGTTTGCTGGCGGGGCTGGATACGCCGACGTCAGGCAGCGTGAAAATCGATGGCACCGATATTTTTGCCCTCGACGAGGATGGCCGCGCGCACTTGCGCAAGGACAAGCTCGGCTTCGTATTCCAGTCCTTCCAGCTGGTCGGGCACATGAACGCGCTTGAGAATGTCATGCTGCCGCTGGAGCTGCGCGGCGACCGTGACGCGCGCCCCAGGGCGGAGGCCATGCTGGAGCGGGTCGGCCTGGCCAGCCGTCTGAAGCATTATCCAAAATACCTGTCCGGCGGTGAACAGCAGCGCGTGGCGCTGGCGCGTGCCTTCGTGACCGAGCCGCCGCTGCTGCTGGCGGATGAGCCGACCGGGAGTCTCGATGCCGCCACCGGCGACGCTGTGATCCGTCTCATGTTCGAACTGAACCAGGAGCGCGGTTCGACCCTGGTCCTGGTAACCCATGATCCCTCGATCGCGGCGCGCTGCTCCCGTACCATCACGATTGCGGCAGGCCGGCTGGCTTGA
- a CDS encoding NAD(P)H-hydrate dehydratase, with protein MNELYTVTEIRQIEQAALAALPTGTLMQRAGAAAAQLALELPGTVAAQRILVLAGPGNNGGDALDVAARLAHGGIDVSVALFAVAGTRPQDARDALSRAQSSQATFIEPAEPAAMAVLQASHWDLVIDGLLGIGLARPIGGVMRAMVEFVNALDCPVLALDVPSGLDADTGDIVGPGGIAVRASHTITFIADKPGLHTCHGRDHAGRVSVAPLDIDATLFPAAQAHLNGPAMFACALQPRPHNSHKGSFGDVAVLGGAHGMQGAPLLAARAALYGGAGRIFACFIDEAPGFDPVQPELMCRHAGDFDFAHATVVAGPGAGGGRRAAELLAGVIALAAPVVLDADGLNLVAADAALQQRLAARAGPALLTPHPLEAARLLAVSVGVVQADRLAAARQLAARFQAVVVLKGSGSVIARPDGMAAINPNGNPALATAGTGDVLAGLCGALLAQGMPAWEAALAAVWLHGHAADRLVEAGIGPIGLTAGELIPAIRAARNTFTDC; from the coding sequence ATGAACGAGCTCTATACCGTCACGGAAATCCGCCAAATCGAACAGGCAGCGCTGGCCGCGCTGCCGACCGGCACGCTCATGCAGCGCGCCGGCGCCGCTGCCGCGCAACTGGCGCTGGAATTGCCGGGCACCGTCGCCGCACAGCGCATACTGGTCCTGGCCGGCCCCGGCAACAATGGCGGCGATGCGCTTGACGTTGCTGCCCGCCTGGCGCACGGCGGCATCGACGTGAGCGTCGCACTCTTTGCCGTTGCCGGTACCCGGCCGCAGGATGCCCGCGACGCGCTGTCGCGCGCGCAATCGAGCCAGGCAACGTTTATTGAACCGGCCGAGCCTGCTGCCATGGCGGTACTGCAGGCATCCCACTGGGACCTGGTCATCGATGGCCTGCTCGGCATCGGCCTGGCCCGACCGATTGGCGGCGTCATGCGTGCCATGGTCGAATTCGTCAATGCCCTCGACTGTCCGGTGCTGGCGCTGGACGTGCCCAGCGGCCTAGACGCGGATACCGGCGATATCGTCGGCCCTGGCGGCATTGCCGTGCGCGCAAGCCATACCATCACCTTCATCGCCGACAAGCCGGGGCTGCACACCTGCCATGGCCGCGACCATGCCGGCAGGGTCAGCGTCGCGCCGCTCGATATCGATGCGACCCTGTTTCCAGCCGCGCAGGCGCACCTGAACGGGCCCGCAATGTTTGCCTGCGCGCTGCAGCCGCGTCCGCACAATTCCCACAAGGGCAGCTTCGGCGACGTTGCCGTGCTGGGCGGCGCCCACGGCATGCAAGGCGCCCCGCTGCTGGCGGCGCGCGCCGCCCTGTACGGCGGCGCCGGACGGATCTTTGCCTGCTTCATCGACGAAGCGCCCGGATTTGACCCGGTGCAGCCGGAGCTGATGTGCCGCCACGCCGGCGACTTTGATTTTGCCCACGCCACCGTGGTCGCCGGACCCGGTGCGGGAGGCGGCCGGCGCGCAGCCGAATTGCTGGCAGGCGTCATTGCACTCGCTGCGCCCGTGGTGCTGGATGCGGACGGCCTCAACCTGGTCGCCGCCGATGCCGCCCTGCAGCAGCGCCTGGCCGCACGCGCCGGCCCGGCCTTATTGACGCCGCATCCGCTGGAGGCGGCGCGCCTGCTGGCGGTCTCGGTGGGCGTAGTGCAGGCCGACCGGCTGGCTGCCGCACGCCAGCTGGCAGCGCGTTTTCAGGCCGTGGTGGTGTTAAAAGGTTCCGGCAGCGTGATTGCCCGACCGGATGGCATGGCGGCGATCAACCCGAATGGCAACCCGGCGCTCGCCACCGCCGGCACAGGCGACGTGCTCGCCGGGCTCTGCGGCGCACTGCTGGCGCAGGGCATGCCGGCATGGGAAGCAGCGCTGGCGGCGGTCTGGCTGCATGGCCATGCAGCCGACCGGCTCGTTGAGGCAGGCATCGGTCCGATTGGACTGACCGCTGGCGAACTCATCCCGGCAATCCGTGCCGCCCGCAATACCTTCACGGATTGTTGA
- a CDS encoding D-amino acid dehydrogenase, whose amino-acid sequence MPHQQQIAVIGGGVIGVCTAYFLAEAGYQVVVIERLGNVAEKASFGNAGVVAPGYVTPWAAPGMPKKLLSTLFRPESPVLLKPTLDRALWRWVRMWLAECELERFRINKARMQRIALYSRDILQQLRDHHQLDYEQTRGYLQLFRSERDIALAQPSLGLLAEHGIAHQLVDAEQARAIEPALSAATPLAGGLHLPDDEAGNCPLFTKQLKTIAQDMGVEFHFSKTVTALEVQGKRIGMRIDEREFSADAVVVAAGIDSARLLAPLGIRLPLYPIKGYSATASIRNFDEAPQAALMDESYKVAITRMGSRIRIAGLAELGSVSTDLHEVALRTLAKVGEDWFPDAANYSNASYWSGIRPMLPDGPPVLGATPIRNLYVNIGHGSTGWAMAAGCGMVLADVISGRTPEIDMEGLTLARYARLP is encoded by the coding sequence ATGCCACATCAACAGCAGATCGCAGTAATCGGGGGCGGCGTCATCGGCGTCTGCACCGCCTATTTCCTGGCCGAGGCCGGCTATCAAGTCGTGGTCATCGAGCGCCTGGGCAACGTCGCCGAGAAAGCCAGTTTCGGCAATGCCGGCGTCGTAGCGCCAGGCTACGTGACGCCCTGGGCTGCGCCGGGAATGCCAAAGAAATTACTGTCGACGCTTTTCCGCCCCGAAAGCCCGGTGCTGCTCAAGCCGACGCTCGACCGCGCCTTGTGGCGCTGGGTCCGGATGTGGCTGGCCGAATGCGAACTGGAGCGATTTCGCATCAACAAGGCGCGCATGCAAAGGATTGCCCTTTACAGCCGCGACATCCTGCAGCAGTTGCGGGATCACCATCAACTCGACTATGAGCAAACCAGAGGGTATCTGCAATTGTTCCGCAGCGAGCGCGATATAGCGCTCGCGCAACCCTCGCTCGGCCTGCTCGCCGAGCATGGCATCGCGCACCAGCTGGTCGATGCGGAGCAGGCGCGTGCCATCGAGCCGGCATTGTCTGCCGCAACGCCCCTGGCCGGCGGCCTGCACCTTCCGGACGACGAAGCAGGCAATTGCCCGCTTTTCACCAAGCAGCTGAAAACCATTGCCCAGGACATGGGGGTGGAATTCCACTTCAGCAAAACCGTGACGGCGCTGGAAGTGCAAGGCAAACGTATCGGCATGCGCATCGATGAGCGCGAGTTCAGCGCCGACGCCGTGGTGGTCGCCGCCGGCATCGACAGCGCCCGTCTGCTGGCGCCGCTGGGCATTCGCCTGCCCCTGTATCCGATCAAGGGCTATTCAGCCACGGCATCGATCCGCAATTTCGACGAAGCGCCGCAAGCCGCGCTGATGGATGAATCCTACAAGGTCGCGATCACCCGCATGGGCAGCCGCATCCGCATTGCCGGCCTGGCGGAACTCGGTTCGGTCAGCACCGACCTGCATGAAGTCGCGCTGCGCACCCTGGCCAAGGTTGGCGAAGACTGGTTCCCGGATGCCGCCAATTACAGCAATGCCAGCTACTGGAGCGGCATCCGCCCGATGCTGCCGGATGGGCCGCCGGTGTTGGGCGCCACGCCGATCCGCAATCTCTACGTCAACATCGGCCATGGCTCGACCGGCTGGGCCATGGCCGCCGGCTGCGGCATGGTGTTGGCCGATGTCATTTCGGGACGCACGCCGGAGATCGACATGGAAGGCCTGACACTGGCACGCTACGCGCGCTTACCGTAA